A section of the Ranitomeya imitator isolate aRanImi1 chromosome 7, aRanImi1.pri, whole genome shotgun sequence genome encodes:
- the TMEM198 gene encoding transmembrane protein 198 — MTAAMQAFHFKQFGDEPGQDWPPPCEQEIERRYQVVPSVVCAMCCLFGIIYCFFGYRCFKAVMFLTGLMFGSVVIFMLCYKERVLDTQLSVEASVGIGLGIGVLCGLVTMLVRSVGLFMVGLLLGLLLAIATLIVMEQFYHPRTVWVPVALLLGVGMLFAVLTLQWQRFFTTLSTAVFGSAIMTVTVDYFIELFLLVQYVYQRMKVDPPQPVCWYSWVILGIWPVLSLLGVLVQWKVTAEGYSHTEVIISRQQRRVQLMKIKQREERKEKKKKKKRPHHHPHPQHKTPHPPEPAFRRKPTPIRRFDGDVISPSYIQSFRDQQSGSSRGRMTGAHTVVDLDYDCGSRVPLTSGAATAVRV, encoded by the exons ATGACCGCCGCTATGCAAGCCTTTCACTTTAAGCAGTTTGGCGACGAGCCGGGTCAGGACTGGCCTCCACCCTGTGAGCAGGAGATAGAGCGGAGATACCAGGTGGTCCCGTCCGTTGTCTGTGCAATGTGCTGCCTTTTTGgaatcatttactgtttttttg GCTACCGCTGCTTTAAGGCTGTGATGTTCCTGACGGGTCTCATGTTTGGCTCGGTGGTCATCTTCATGTTGTGCTACAAGGAGCGGGTTCTGGACACACAGCTGAGCGTGGAGGCCAGTGTGGGCATCGGCCTGGGCATAGGCGTCCTGTGTGGCCTGGTCACCATGCTGGTGAGGAGCGTGGGACTCTTCATGGTGGGCTTACTGCTCGGCCTACTATTAGCCATAGCCACGCTGATCGTCATGGAGCAGTTCTACCACCCGCGCACCGTCTGGGTCCCGGTGGCTCTGCTGCTCGGGGTTGGGATGCTGTTTGCAGTGCTGACCTTGCAGTGGCAGCGCTTTTTCACCACGCTCTCCACTGCCGTCTTTGGCAGCGCCATCATGACAGTGACTGTGGATTACTTCATCGAGctctttctgctggtgcagtacgtGTACCAGCGCATGAAGGTGGACCCTCCGCAGCCCGTGTGCTGGTACAGCTGGGTTATCCTCGGCATCTGGCCAGTACTAAGTCTACTGGGAGTCCTGGTCCAGTGGAAAGTTACAGCCGAGGGCTACTCACACACAGAAG TTATCATCAGTCGGCAGCAGCGTAGAGTTCAACTTATGAAAATAAAGCAGAGAGAGGAGCGtaaggagaaaaagaaaaagaagaagagacctcatcatcatcctcaccCACAGCACAAAACACCGCATCCACCCGAGCCAGCCTTCCGTAGGAAACCTACTCCTATTCGGCGATTTGATGGTGATGTGATTTCCCCT AGCTACATTCAGAGTTTTCGAGACCAACAGTCCGGTTCATCTCGGGGCCGGATGACCGGTGCTCACACGGTGGTGGATTTGGACTATGACTGCGGCTCCAGGGTACCATTAACCTCCGGAGCTGCCACGGCCGTACGAGTATAG